A stretch of Vulpes vulpes isolate BD-2025 chromosome 4, VulVul3, whole genome shotgun sequence DNA encodes these proteins:
- the C1QTNF2 gene encoding complement C1q tumor necrosis factor-related protein 2 isoform X2: protein MTGWEKYAWGGRGPSCSRGGGRLQGGGGGAAPRAGGCGGAWTRRSPGVTTMIPWVLLACALPCAADPLLGAFARRDFQKGSPQLVCSLPGPQGPPGPPGAPGPSGMVGRMGFPGKDGQDGQDGDRGDSGEEGPPGRTGNRGKPGPKGKAGAIGRAGPRGPKGVSGAPGKHGTPGKKGPKGRKGEPGLPGPCSCGSGHAKSAFSVAVTKSYPRERLPIKFDKILMNEGGHYNASSGKFVCGVPGIYYFTYDITLANKHLAIGLVHNGQYRIRTFDANTGNHDVASGSTILALKQGDEVWLQIFYSEQNGLFYDPYWTDSLFTGFLIYADQDNPNEV from the exons ATGACGGGATGGGAAAAGTATGCCTGGGGCGGGCGCGGGCCGAGCTGCAGCCGCGGCGGCGGGAGGCTGcagggaggcggcggcggagctGCGCCGAGAGCTGGTGGTTGCGGAGGCGCCTGGACGCGGCGGAGCCCCGGG GTGACCACCATGATCCCTTGGGTACTCTTGGCCTGTGCCCTCCCTTGTGCGGCTGACCCGCTGCTCGGAGCCTTCGCCCGCAGGGACTTCCAGAAGGGCTCCCCTCAACTTGTCTGCAGTCTACCTGGCCCCCAGGGCCCGcccgggcccccaggagccccagggccctCAGGAATGGTGGGAAGAATGGGATTTCCTGGAAAAGACGGCCAGGACGGCCAGGACGGGGACCGGGGGGACAGTGGAGAGGAAG GTCCACCTGGCCGGACAGGTAACCGGGGAAAGCCAGGACCAAAGGGCAAAGCCGGGGCCATTGGGCGGGCCGGCCCTCGCGGCCCCAAGGGGGTCAGTGGTGCCCCGGGGAAGCACGGCACACCAGGAAAGAAGGGGCCCAAGGGCAGGAAGGGGGAGCCGGGCCTCCCGGGCCCCTGCAGCTGCGGCAGTGGCCACGCCAAGTCTGCCTTCTCAGTGGCAGTGACCAAGAGCTACCCAAGGGAGAGGCTCCCCATCAAGTTTGACAAGATCCTGATGAACGAGGGCGGCCACTACAATGCATCCAGTGGCAAGTTCGTCTGCGGCGTGCCAGGGATCTACTACTTCACCTATGACATCACGTTGGCCAATAAGCACTTGGCCATCGGCCTGGTGCACAACGGCCAGTACCGCATCCGGACCTTCGATGCCAACACGGGCAACCATGATGTGGCCTCGGGCTCCACCATCCTGGCTCTGAAGCAGGGTGATGAGGTCTGGCTTCAGATCTTCTACTCAGAGCAGAATGGGCTTTTCTACGACCCTTACTGGACCGACAGCCTCTTCACAGGCTTCCTCATCTATGCTGACCAGGACAACCCTAATGAGGTGTAG
- the C1QTNF2 gene encoding complement C1q tumor necrosis factor-related protein 2 isoform X1: MIPWVLLACALPCAADPLLGAFARRDFQKGSPQLVCSLPGPQGPPGPPGAPGPSGMVGRMGFPGKDGQDGQDGDRGDSGEEGPPGRTGNRGKPGPKGKAGAIGRAGPRGPKGVSGAPGKHGTPGKKGPKGRKGEPGLPGPCSCGSGHAKSAFSVAVTKSYPRERLPIKFDKILMNEGGHYNASSGKFVCGVPGIYYFTYDITLANKHLAIGLVHNGQYRIRTFDANTGNHDVASGSTILALKQGDEVWLQIFYSEQNGLFYDPYWTDSLFTGFLIYADQDNPNEV, encoded by the exons ATGATCCCTTGGGTACTCTTGGCCTGTGCCCTCCCTTGTGCGGCTGACCCGCTGCTCGGAGCCTTCGCCCGCAGGGACTTCCAGAAGGGCTCCCCTCAACTTGTCTGCAGTCTACCTGGCCCCCAGGGCCCGcccgggcccccaggagccccagggccctCAGGAATGGTGGGAAGAATGGGATTTCCTGGAAAAGACGGCCAGGACGGCCAGGACGGGGACCGGGGGGACAGTGGAGAGGAAG GTCCACCTGGCCGGACAGGTAACCGGGGAAAGCCAGGACCAAAGGGCAAAGCCGGGGCCATTGGGCGGGCCGGCCCTCGCGGCCCCAAGGGGGTCAGTGGTGCCCCGGGGAAGCACGGCACACCAGGAAAGAAGGGGCCCAAGGGCAGGAAGGGGGAGCCGGGCCTCCCGGGCCCCTGCAGCTGCGGCAGTGGCCACGCCAAGTCTGCCTTCTCAGTGGCAGTGACCAAGAGCTACCCAAGGGAGAGGCTCCCCATCAAGTTTGACAAGATCCTGATGAACGAGGGCGGCCACTACAATGCATCCAGTGGCAAGTTCGTCTGCGGCGTGCCAGGGATCTACTACTTCACCTATGACATCACGTTGGCCAATAAGCACTTGGCCATCGGCCTGGTGCACAACGGCCAGTACCGCATCCGGACCTTCGATGCCAACACGGGCAACCATGATGTGGCCTCGGGCTCCACCATCCTGGCTCTGAAGCAGGGTGATGAGGTCTGGCTTCAGATCTTCTACTCAGAGCAGAATGGGCTTTTCTACGACCCTTACTGGACCGACAGCCTCTTCACAGGCTTCCTCATCTATGCTGACCAGGACAACCCTAATGAGGTGTAG